One Engystomops pustulosus chromosome 7, aEngPut4.maternal, whole genome shotgun sequence DNA window includes the following coding sequences:
- the ARHGAP11A gene encoding rho GTPase-activating protein 11A isoform X2: MKQSPDYHSLARLAVIQHLRSHGIKIKHWNSKTRSDQAKGAVHTGKVFGAPLHTLPQLNIPVYGNIPSFLVAACKYLEENVDTEGLFRKSGSVARQKLLKTKLEKGEDALCEAPPCDVASILKQFFRELPDAILPADLQDALCKAQNLASDEERTSATILISCLMSEQTLSVLRYFFNFLHSVSKRCDLNRMDSNNLAVIFAPNLLHSDDSEKISPSTEKKLRIQAAIVKTLIDHPTQIGCVPNFLLEKIPGMLGVDVGADTPGPDASEEDVESPGERKKRRRRSVGVLSSMVTPLILTPSAKRKLPLDSAQGISTKKRKSIKHNLPSELLPSSLFGGSSTPASVASDRSPCVTFEASETSFSPSVSNLRRSKRRDHRKVQRVESGKTGCFSPKISRTEMVRRSLRLRFSLGKSSKDVSSAFPSSIRSQNIGWRLATSQEFNISGSKTDVVSSPADSPFVSTGSKKISKSEENLLTPKKSNDTNHRLSWTGPPPPLEFCDKDTPISGYLYAGNCYSEPPLVAGKPPAMPKQLISLGVSAMEHPNSSLCEEGENQVHNTVQKITKAFTESGSDLHKVVECSKCTEVEELPDCVSEPLSNFEIQDLSLDNQSIPVQDEHSSEEDLYVGKNCHVGKESSTQDVGLEGMAQAEASEIVLKIVEENDCIDDIGSAELKEESIMEEPSDNSKAVCPEPVLQKAASIPSMFPGPQNPKPNRRTSRVSDHIQHFNKLCLNDHSVMQKLKSPIKLERTPVRQSVRRINSMSGVKRQESDSQKRKKNPAGSPMVKAVSFDGSLSSDVFLTNGNRRESSVDHSSIYSFRGNFRIPKHPAQNLGISSHPQKTALEDVTNQNVPRSSFKKPDLSATTPSNNTVRILSGKEHGRYRGSPKNPIARVTFLPATKPLDL, from the exons ggtAAGGTCTTTGGGGCGCCCCTTCATACCCTGCCACAACTGAACATACCGGTGTATGGAAACATACCATC GTTTCTTGTTGCGGCATGTAAGTATTTGGAGGAAAATGTAGACACTGAAGGACTTTTTAGGAAGTCGGGATCTGTTGCAAGGCAGAAACTTTTAAAG ACAAAACTGGAAAAAGGAGAGGATGCTCTTTGTGAAGCTCCCCCTTGCGATGTCGCTAGCATCCTCAAGCAATTTTTCAGGGAATTACCGGATGCGATACTGCCTGCCGATCTCCAGGATGCTTTGTGCAAAGCCCAGAATTTGGCAAGTGACGAGGAAAGGACTTCAGCAACTATTCTTATCTCCTGTCTTATGTCTGAGCAGACGTTATCCGTATTGCGATACTTCTTCAACTTTCTGCATTCTGTGTCTAAGAG ATGTGACCTGAATAGAATGGACAGCAATAACCTGGCCGTGATCTTCGCTCCCAACCTGCTACATTCAGATGACAGCGAGAAGATCTCTCCCAGCACTGAGAAGAAATTACGTATCCAAGCAGCAATAGTGAAAACTCTAATAGATCATCCAACACAAATCG GATGTGTGCCTAATTTCCTTCTTGAGAAGATCCCGGGCATGCTGGGAGTGGATGTAGGTGCTGACACTCCTGGACCTGATGCATCTGAAGAAGATGTAGAGTCTCCTGgagagaggaagaagaggagacggAGGAGTGTCGGAG TCCTGAGCTCCATGGTGACACCATTAATCCTTACACCAAGCGCCAAAAGAAAGCTGCCCCTAGACTCTGCACAGGGAATCTCTACCAAGAAGAGGAAATCCATCAAGCACAACCTGCCCTCTGAATTGCTACCAAGCAGTCTTTTTGGCGGAAGCTCCACTCCAGCATCTG TTGCAAGTGACAGAAGCCCCTGTGTTACATTTGAAGCCTCCGAAACCTCTTTCTCACCATCCGTCAGCAATTTGAGGCGCAGTAAGAGGCGAGACCACAGAAAAGTGCAGAG AGTCGAATCGGGAAAAACTGGCTGCTTCTCCCCTAAAATAAGTCGGACGGAGATGGTGCGTCGGTCGCTTCGTCTAAGATTCAGTCTAGGAAAAAGTAGCAAAGACGTG AGCTCAGCGTTTCCTTCAAGTATCCGGTCCCAAAACATTGGTTGGAGGCTTGCAACCTCACAAGAATTTAATATTTCTGGGAGCAAGACTGATGTTGTTTCTTCACCGGCTGACAGTCCATTTGTAAGTACAG GgtcaaaaaaaataagtaaatcaGAAGAAAACCTACTAACCCCCAAGAAATCTAATGACACTAATCATCGCTTGTCCTGGActggacctcctcctcctctggagtTTTGTGACAAGGACACTCCCATAAGTGGGTACCTCTATGCTGGAAACTGCTATTCTGAGCCTCCTCTTGTAGCTGGGAAGCCCCCAGCCATGCCCAAGCAGCTGATATCTCTTGGAGTAAGTGCTATGGAGCATCCAAATTCCTCCCTCTGCGAGGAAGGAGAGAATCAAGTCCATAACACCGTACAGAAGATCACAAAGGCATTTACTGAATCGGGAAGCGATCTTCATAAGGTTGTTGAATGTTCTAAGTGTACGGAAGTAGAAGAGCTTCCTGATTGTGTTTCCGAGCCTCTCAGTAATTTTGAAATTCAGGATCTCAGCTTGGACAACCAATCTATTCCTGTCCAAGATGAGCACTCCTCTGAAGAAGACTTGTATGTTGGAAAGAATTGCCATGTTGGAAAGGAGTCGAGTACACAAGACGTTGGTTTGGAAGGGATGGCGCAAGCGGAAGCTTCTGAGATCGTATTGAAGATTGTGGAGGAAAACGACTGTATCGATGACATAGGAAGTGCAGAACTAAAAGAGGAAAGTATCATGGAAGAACCTAGTGACAATAGTAAGGCCGTCTGTCCAGAGCCAGTACTGCAAAAGGCAGCGTCCATCCCTAGTATGTTTCCGGGTCCACAAAACCCTAAGCCTAATCGTAGGACCAGCAGGGTCTCTGACCACATTCAGCACTTCAATAAACTCTGCCTCAATGATCACAGCGTTATGCAGAAACTGAAGTCCCCCATTAAGCTTGAGCGCACACCCGTACGTCAGTCTGTGCGGCGCATAAACTCCATGTCTGGGGTAAAAAGACAAGAGAGCGATAgtcagaagaggaagaagaacccTGCTGGCTCCCCTATGGTGAAAGCGGTTAGCTTTGATGGCTCATTGTCATCTGACGTGTTCTTAACCAATGGCAACAGGCGGGAATCCTCTGTGGATCATTCATCCATCTATTCCTTTAGGGGAAACTTTAGGATTCCAAAACATCCTGCACAGAATCTTGGAATCtcttctcatccacaaaaaactgCCTTGGAGGATGTTACCAATCAGAATGTCCCCCGATCCTCCTTTAAGAAACCTGATCTCAGTGCAACGACCCCCAGTAATAACACAGTGCGGATCCTATCGGGTAAGGAGCATGGTCGCTACAGAGGATCACCAAAGAACCCAATAGCGAGAGTTACTTTCCTGCCTGCTACCAAGCCTTTAGACTTGTAA
- the ARHGAP11A gene encoding rho GTPase-activating protein 11A isoform X1, with product MKQSPDYHSLARLAVIQHLRSHGIKIKHWNSKTRSDQAKGAVHTGKVFGAPLHTLPQLNIPVYGNIPSFLVAACKYLEENVDTEGLFRKSGSVARQKLLKTKLEKGEDALCEAPPCDVASILKQFFRELPDAILPADLQDALCKAQNLASDEERTSATILISCLMSEQTLSVLRYFFNFLHSVSKRCDLNRMDSNNLAVIFAPNLLHSDDSEKISPSTEKKLRIQAAIVKTLIDHPTQIGCVPNFLLEKIPGMLGVDVGADTPGPDASEEDVESPGERKKRRRRSVGDFVSGALNKLKTNRTPSSTPLTNRTVLSSMVTPLILTPSAKRKLPLDSAQGISTKKRKSIKHNLPSELLPSSLFGGSSTPASVASDRSPCVTFEASETSFSPSVSNLRRSKRRDHRKVQRVESGKTGCFSPKISRTEMVRRSLRLRFSLGKSSKDVSSAFPSSIRSQNIGWRLATSQEFNISGSKTDVVSSPADSPFVSTGSKKISKSEENLLTPKKSNDTNHRLSWTGPPPPLEFCDKDTPISGYLYAGNCYSEPPLVAGKPPAMPKQLISLGVSAMEHPNSSLCEEGENQVHNTVQKITKAFTESGSDLHKVVECSKCTEVEELPDCVSEPLSNFEIQDLSLDNQSIPVQDEHSSEEDLYVGKNCHVGKESSTQDVGLEGMAQAEASEIVLKIVEENDCIDDIGSAELKEESIMEEPSDNSKAVCPEPVLQKAASIPSMFPGPQNPKPNRRTSRVSDHIQHFNKLCLNDHSVMQKLKSPIKLERTPVRQSVRRINSMSGVKRQESDSQKRKKNPAGSPMVKAVSFDGSLSSDVFLTNGNRRESSVDHSSIYSFRGNFRIPKHPAQNLGISSHPQKTALEDVTNQNVPRSSFKKPDLSATTPSNNTVRILSGKEHGRYRGSPKNPIARVTFLPATKPLDL from the exons ggtAAGGTCTTTGGGGCGCCCCTTCATACCCTGCCACAACTGAACATACCGGTGTATGGAAACATACCATC GTTTCTTGTTGCGGCATGTAAGTATTTGGAGGAAAATGTAGACACTGAAGGACTTTTTAGGAAGTCGGGATCTGTTGCAAGGCAGAAACTTTTAAAG ACAAAACTGGAAAAAGGAGAGGATGCTCTTTGTGAAGCTCCCCCTTGCGATGTCGCTAGCATCCTCAAGCAATTTTTCAGGGAATTACCGGATGCGATACTGCCTGCCGATCTCCAGGATGCTTTGTGCAAAGCCCAGAATTTGGCAAGTGACGAGGAAAGGACTTCAGCAACTATTCTTATCTCCTGTCTTATGTCTGAGCAGACGTTATCCGTATTGCGATACTTCTTCAACTTTCTGCATTCTGTGTCTAAGAG ATGTGACCTGAATAGAATGGACAGCAATAACCTGGCCGTGATCTTCGCTCCCAACCTGCTACATTCAGATGACAGCGAGAAGATCTCTCCCAGCACTGAGAAGAAATTACGTATCCAAGCAGCAATAGTGAAAACTCTAATAGATCATCCAACACAAATCG GATGTGTGCCTAATTTCCTTCTTGAGAAGATCCCGGGCATGCTGGGAGTGGATGTAGGTGCTGACACTCCTGGACCTGATGCATCTGAAGAAGATGTAGAGTCTCCTGgagagaggaagaagaggagacggAGGAGTGTCGGAG ATTTTGTTAGTGGAGCATTGAATAAGCTTAAAACTAATAGAACTCCTTCCTCTACTCCTCTGACAAACAGGACCG TCCTGAGCTCCATGGTGACACCATTAATCCTTACACCAAGCGCCAAAAGAAAGCTGCCCCTAGACTCTGCACAGGGAATCTCTACCAAGAAGAGGAAATCCATCAAGCACAACCTGCCCTCTGAATTGCTACCAAGCAGTCTTTTTGGCGGAAGCTCCACTCCAGCATCTG TTGCAAGTGACAGAAGCCCCTGTGTTACATTTGAAGCCTCCGAAACCTCTTTCTCACCATCCGTCAGCAATTTGAGGCGCAGTAAGAGGCGAGACCACAGAAAAGTGCAGAG AGTCGAATCGGGAAAAACTGGCTGCTTCTCCCCTAAAATAAGTCGGACGGAGATGGTGCGTCGGTCGCTTCGTCTAAGATTCAGTCTAGGAAAAAGTAGCAAAGACGTG AGCTCAGCGTTTCCTTCAAGTATCCGGTCCCAAAACATTGGTTGGAGGCTTGCAACCTCACAAGAATTTAATATTTCTGGGAGCAAGACTGATGTTGTTTCTTCACCGGCTGACAGTCCATTTGTAAGTACAG GgtcaaaaaaaataagtaaatcaGAAGAAAACCTACTAACCCCCAAGAAATCTAATGACACTAATCATCGCTTGTCCTGGActggacctcctcctcctctggagtTTTGTGACAAGGACACTCCCATAAGTGGGTACCTCTATGCTGGAAACTGCTATTCTGAGCCTCCTCTTGTAGCTGGGAAGCCCCCAGCCATGCCCAAGCAGCTGATATCTCTTGGAGTAAGTGCTATGGAGCATCCAAATTCCTCCCTCTGCGAGGAAGGAGAGAATCAAGTCCATAACACCGTACAGAAGATCACAAAGGCATTTACTGAATCGGGAAGCGATCTTCATAAGGTTGTTGAATGTTCTAAGTGTACGGAAGTAGAAGAGCTTCCTGATTGTGTTTCCGAGCCTCTCAGTAATTTTGAAATTCAGGATCTCAGCTTGGACAACCAATCTATTCCTGTCCAAGATGAGCACTCCTCTGAAGAAGACTTGTATGTTGGAAAGAATTGCCATGTTGGAAAGGAGTCGAGTACACAAGACGTTGGTTTGGAAGGGATGGCGCAAGCGGAAGCTTCTGAGATCGTATTGAAGATTGTGGAGGAAAACGACTGTATCGATGACATAGGAAGTGCAGAACTAAAAGAGGAAAGTATCATGGAAGAACCTAGTGACAATAGTAAGGCCGTCTGTCCAGAGCCAGTACTGCAAAAGGCAGCGTCCATCCCTAGTATGTTTCCGGGTCCACAAAACCCTAAGCCTAATCGTAGGACCAGCAGGGTCTCTGACCACATTCAGCACTTCAATAAACTCTGCCTCAATGATCACAGCGTTATGCAGAAACTGAAGTCCCCCATTAAGCTTGAGCGCACACCCGTACGTCAGTCTGTGCGGCGCATAAACTCCATGTCTGGGGTAAAAAGACAAGAGAGCGATAgtcagaagaggaagaagaacccTGCTGGCTCCCCTATGGTGAAAGCGGTTAGCTTTGATGGCTCATTGTCATCTGACGTGTTCTTAACCAATGGCAACAGGCGGGAATCCTCTGTGGATCATTCATCCATCTATTCCTTTAGGGGAAACTTTAGGATTCCAAAACATCCTGCACAGAATCTTGGAATCtcttctcatccacaaaaaactgCCTTGGAGGATGTTACCAATCAGAATGTCCCCCGATCCTCCTTTAAGAAACCTGATCTCAGTGCAACGACCCCCAGTAATAACACAGTGCGGATCCTATCGGGTAAGGAGCATGGTCGCTACAGAGGATCACCAAAGAACCCAATAGCGAGAGTTACTTTCCTGCCTGCTACCAAGCCTTTAGACTTGTAA